From the Propionispora hippei DSM 15287 genome, the window TTCCCCAAAAGCCGTCTTATCTCCCTTGGCGATCCGGCACTGCTTGTCCATCGTGCGAACCAAAAGCAGCATGTCCCGGTATTGCTCCGGTTTTACCCCGTCAGGATAGAGCACCAGCATCATCTGCTCTACCGCCGTAATCGCATCACCATAGGCTGCCTGTTTCTCATCCACCAACCGCCCCAGCTCCTTCCCTGCCTTTTCATATTTCCCCGGTTCCATATCTAATCGCCTCCAAGCTATATCTATTATTCACCTTCCACCTTGTTCGCCACAAGATGATTGTTTCTCAAAAACCTACTCATCCTTATATCGTAATTCTTCCCCGCCATCATAATGTCCCCTTCGGCGTGGTTTTGATTGTCCAGCTTGTTCACCTGGAACAATTGCCCTTTTTTCCTTTGTCCCTTATAATTTAATAAACTAATTATCAAATGGCAGAGTAAATGTTTGTGCGTTAAGTGTCAGTTGAACGGGGAGTTGTCACTGAACGAAAAACGTACAGGAACTACTGATGAAATGAACCTGTTGGCCTGGCGAGAAAGTAAAACCGCAGGAATAGCTCAGCTATTTCAAGTTTTTGCTGACGCAGCCAGGCGGAAAAAGCTCCGTCAGGACGCGCATTGTGAATGAATCAGTTGTTTCCTAGTTTGCGGTACAAACATTGCATCCCGCTGCTACATATCTGAGGATTCCTCGCTATGTAGCATCATAACCGCTAGGAGGTATTCTCAATGAAAAAAATCTTTTCCGGTTTTTGGTCAGGCTATACCATAACGGAGCTCATTATTTCGGCAGTCTTTATTGCACTAATTATCATCCTTACCCATATCCTGGCAATTCAGACCCCCTTCGTCCGGATCAGTCTCAGTTTTTTACCGGTTGCCGTCTTTGCCATGCGTTTCGGTCCGCTAAAGGCGGCCGTCACGGCAGCGGCGGCGGATATCCTCGGCTGCCTAATTTTTACACCCGGCTTATATTTCCCCGGCTTCACGCTAAGCGCCTTTCTGTCCGGTTTATTTTACGGACTTGCCTTATATCGCAAGCAGCCGTCAATCAAGCGAATATCCATAGCCGCCCTCGCGATCTTCCTCTTTATTGATTTATTCCTCAATACACTATGGCTGACTCTTTTATATCAAAAAGCGATGCAAACGATTTTGGGCGGCAGACTAATAAAAGCGCTTATTATGCTGCCTGTTCAAATAAGCTTGATTTATCTTATTACCTCCCGGTTAGCCAAGTATGGACTATACAGCATAAAAACTCCCCGCGACTAAGCTGCCGAAAGGTGTAAAATAGCCAGCAAGGCAACACTAGAGTAGTGTTGTCCTGCTGGCAAATGATAAAGGAACGTCTGTGTCGCAAAAACAGGCCCCATTACAAATTGCCTGCCATAAGCGCATATTTAAGGCCATCGAAATATCCCTTATTGTAATAGATATATGTTAACGTATTCTGCTGATTGGTAATCTCCGTCCCTAACTCGTTCACGATAGAATCACCCATCGTTGTTTCAACTTTCTCCAGCAAACCATACACCGCATCTTCCACTTCGGAAGTCTCCGGCAAG encodes:
- a CDS encoding folate family ECF transporter S component, whose amino-acid sequence is MKKIFSGFWSGYTITELIISAVFIALIIILTHILAIQTPFVRISLSFLPVAVFAMRFGPLKAAVTAAAADILGCLIFTPGLYFPGFTLSAFLSGLFYGLALYRKQPSIKRISIAALAIFLFIDLFLNTLWLTLLYQKAMQTILGGRLIKALIMLPVQISLIYLITSRLAKYGLYSIKTPRD